From a single Asticcacaulis sp. MM231 genomic region:
- a CDS encoding M1 family metallopeptidase, with translation MRSMLFAAGLLLASTALTPVMALAAPPAAIVADAQAPQGKLPDAAAPLAYRLDLTIVPSKPRFSGHVEIDVNVKAETKSLYLHGRDLKVSKVVAMVGDKVINAKYTQVDDLGVARLDFAKAVPGGKITLVFDYDAPFTNDAAGLYRVQVGGDWYVWSQFESIDARAAFPSFDEPGFKTQFRVKITTEPGLLAVSNAPRDGEVTAGKLVTHIFYPTEKLPTYLMAFVVGPFVTAEGAVPANQFRNHPLPIRIIATKPNADKLKYALDETPAIVNHLESYFGQGFPYPKLDQIASPIMPGAMENAGADIYGDNILLLPEGAPTTQKQAFGMVVAHELSHQWFGDYVTPAWWDDIWLNESFANWMGYRIGNEWRPELNIGVGAVEEGFEAMGADALKVGRPIHQPITRNGDIDSAFDGITYGKGGQVVSMIAGYLGDERFKAGVRLHMSRHPHGNATSEDFFGALADAAQNPKVLDSMKSFVDQQGFPVIDFSHNGGWLVATQSRYARLGTTLPEQTWTIPLCIRRDADTGCFMLADKQGNLGVDKPGAFMPNAGGTGYYRFNLTLADWDALLATGDKLSGAEGIATIDSLWGQFYAGKLPAAELIKAARIMVNNKDSNVAVGGGDNLANLRSRGIIGEAALADYRRVMDSIYAPRLAALGFDPKANAYINDDPDTSKLRQSLVGIVAGDARDAAVRKQLLDAANAYLAGDDKALDQAYRGRALSVYVEEGGLPAAKAMLERALTASDETLRGAAMRSVTADAKPETATWIFGILGDKRLRNPDKTGLIAGLMGSNDTRDMAYDWLKANYDSFSTGAGIFSAGRIASLPGRYCSAAKADEVDQIMRPKVKAAGRGELSFDRMLEGMRTCNALKDAKSDELAQALKAAQ, from the coding sequence ATGCGCTCAATGCTTTTTGCCGCTGGTCTGCTCCTCGCCTCGACCGCGCTCACCCCCGTCATGGCGCTTGCCGCCCCGCCTGCCGCCATTGTCGCGGACGCTCAAGCTCCGCAGGGCAAACTGCCCGATGCCGCTGCCCCGCTGGCCTATCGTCTTGACCTGACCATTGTCCCCTCAAAGCCGCGCTTTTCCGGCCATGTCGAGATCGACGTCAATGTGAAGGCGGAAACCAAGTCGCTCTACCTGCATGGCCGCGACCTCAAGGTGTCGAAAGTGGTCGCCATGGTCGGCGACAAGGTGATCAACGCCAAGTACACCCAGGTCGATGATCTGGGCGTTGCGCGCCTCGATTTCGCCAAGGCCGTGCCTGGCGGTAAAATTACGCTGGTGTTCGATTACGATGCCCCCTTCACCAACGACGCCGCCGGTCTCTACCGCGTTCAGGTCGGTGGTGACTGGTACGTCTGGTCGCAATTTGAATCGATCGACGCCCGTGCCGCCTTCCCGTCGTTCGATGAGCCGGGCTTCAAGACCCAGTTCCGCGTGAAAATCACCACGGAGCCCGGCCTGCTTGCGGTCAGCAACGCGCCGCGCGATGGCGAGGTGACCGCCGGCAAGCTGGTGACCCACATCTTCTATCCGACCGAAAAACTGCCAACCTATCTGATGGCCTTCGTGGTTGGCCCGTTCGTCACTGCCGAGGGGGCAGTGCCGGCGAACCAGTTCCGCAACCATCCCCTGCCGATCCGCATCATCGCCACCAAGCCGAACGCCGATAAGCTGAAATACGCGCTCGACGAAACGCCGGCCATCGTCAATCACCTCGAATCCTATTTCGGCCAGGGCTTCCCCTATCCGAAACTCGACCAGATCGCTTCGCCGATCATGCCGGGCGCCATGGAAAACGCTGGCGCCGACATCTACGGTGACAACATCCTGCTGCTGCCGGAAGGCGCCCCGACCACGCAGAAGCAGGCCTTCGGCATGGTGGTGGCTCACGAACTGTCACACCAGTGGTTCGGCGATTATGTCACCCCGGCCTGGTGGGATGATATCTGGCTCAATGAGAGCTTCGCCAACTGGATGGGCTACCGCATCGGCAACGAATGGCGGCCGGAGTTGAACATCGGCGTCGGCGCTGTCGAAGAGGGTTTTGAGGCCATGGGCGCCGATGCGCTCAAGGTCGGTCGTCCGATCCACCAGCCGATCACCCGCAATGGCGATATCGACTCCGCGTTTGACGGCATCACCTATGGCAAGGGCGGGCAGGTTGTTTCGATGATCGCTGGCTATCTGGGTGACGAACGCTTCAAGGCCGGCGTCCGCCTGCACATGTCGCGTCATCCGCATGGCAATGCAACGTCGGAAGATTTCTTCGGTGCCCTTGCCGATGCGGCCCAAAATCCGAAAGTGCTCGATTCGATGAAGAGCTTCGTCGATCAGCAGGGCTTCCCCGTCATCGATTTCAGCCACAATGGCGGCTGGCTGGTGGCGACGCAGTCGCGCTATGCCCGCCTCGGCACCACCTTGCCCGAGCAGACCTGGACCATCCCGCTGTGCATCCGTCGTGACGCAGATACCGGCTGTTTCATGCTGGCCGACAAGCAGGGCAATCTCGGCGTCGATAAGCCGGGCGCCTTCATGCCCAATGCCGGCGGAACCGGCTATTACCGCTTTAATCTGACGCTTGCGGACTGGGATGCCCTGCTCGCGACCGGCGACAAGCTTTCGGGCGCCGAGGGCATAGCTACCATCGACAGCCTGTGGGGCCAGTTCTACGCCGGCAAGCTGCCGGCGGCCGAACTGATCAAGGCGGCGCGCATCATGGTCAACAATAAGGATTCCAACGTGGCGGTCGGGGGCGGGGACAACCTCGCCAACCTGCGCAGCCGCGGCATTATCGGTGAGGCGGCCCTGGCCGATTATCGCCGGGTCATGGATTCCATCTATGCGCCGCGCCTGGCCGCTCTGGGTTTTGATCCCAAGGCCAACGCCTATATCAACGATGATCCGGATACCTCCAAGCTGCGCCAGAGCCTGGTCGGCATTGTAGCTGGCGATGCCCGTGATGCGGCGGTCCGCAAGCAGTTGCTCGACGCCGCCAACGCCTATCTGGCGGGTGACGACAAGGCGCTCGATCAGGCCTATCGTGGCCGCGCCCTGAGCGTCTATGTCGAGGAGGGCGGGCTGCCCGCCGCCAAGGCAATGCTGGAGCGTGCCCTCACCGCCAGCGACGAGACGCTTCGTGGCGCCGCCATGCGCTCGGTCACCGCCGACGCCAAGCCGGAAACGGCGACCTGGATCTTCGGGATCCTCGGCGACAAGCGCCTGCGTAACCCGGACAAGACCGGCCTTATCGCCGGCCTGATGGGCAGCAACGACACGCGCGACATGGCCTATGACTGGTTGAAGGCCAACTATGACAGCTTCTCGACCGGGGCGGGCATCTTCTCCGCCGGCCGCATTGCCTCCCTGCCGGGACGCTATTGCTCGGCAGCCAAGGCGGATGAGGTCGATCAGATCATGCGTCCGAAGGTCAAGGCCGCTGGCCGCGGCGAACTGTCCTTTGATCGCATGCTCGAAGGTATGCGCACCTGCAATGCGCTCAAGGACGCCAAGTCCGATGAACTGGCCCAGGCGCTCAAAGCGGCGCAATAA